In a genomic window of Chitinivibrionales bacterium:
- a CDS encoding glycosyltransferase, protein MNILFVSNEYPPETGFGGIGTYTQCMAEALADRGHNVHVICRSASGVPARKKCSNVTIHRISPGTYPLPQGKAFYPFRMLCYRYIPDSLIRLAWANEVYKTFMQLSESDCRFDIVEFPECNGEGFYITRNNVSGTIVRLHTPWELARKLDRIVSRPLDRIVSAFIEKHSAKHARGICSPTHSLANKLSKEWKLKNIRVYPNPITVHSFENTDGTGIIYTGRIEHRKGVHTLINAYGSLCNEINDAPQLRLIGRPYGVLPDGFDYGVLIENQINSHNLRERVAWVKGTDATGVKQHLAASSIAVFPSIWENFPYTCLEAMASGLAVIASRCGGYKEIIEDEKNGLLFEPGNAEDLRKKLQILCNNDHIRQKLGTQARNRISELCNPDNICTEAEKLYRHTAESTINEQR, encoded by the coding sequence ATGAACATCCTCTTCGTCTCTAATGAGTATCCACCCGAGACCGGCTTTGGAGGGATCGGTACCTATACCCAATGCATGGCAGAAGCTTTAGCGGACCGGGGACACAATGTTCATGTCATCTGCAGGTCGGCGTCCGGCGTACCTGCCAGAAAAAAATGCAGCAATGTCACCATACACCGGATTTCTCCTGGAACCTATCCACTTCCCCAGGGAAAAGCTTTCTACCCCTTCAGGATGCTCTGTTACCGTTATATCCCCGATAGTCTGATCCGTCTTGCCTGGGCGAATGAAGTTTATAAAACCTTTATGCAGCTGAGTGAGAGTGATTGCCGGTTTGATATAGTCGAGTTCCCGGAATGTAATGGAGAAGGTTTCTATATTACCCGGAATAACGTAAGTGGAACAATTGTCAGACTTCATACCCCCTGGGAACTGGCCCGGAAACTCGATCGAATTGTCAGCCGGCCTCTCGACAGGATTGTTTCCGCATTTATCGAAAAGCATTCTGCAAAGCATGCACGCGGGATATGTTCCCCTACCCACTCTCTGGCAAATAAACTCAGTAAAGAATGGAAACTGAAAAATATACGGGTGTATCCTAACCCGATTACTGTTCATTCCTTTGAAAACACCGACGGAACGGGAATTATTTATACCGGAAGAATCGAGCATCGGAAAGGGGTTCATACCCTTATCAATGCCTATGGTTCCCTGTGCAACGAAATTAATGATGCTCCCCAGCTCCGGCTAATCGGACGGCCATACGGGGTTCTTCCCGACGGCTTTGATTACGGTGTCCTTATAGAAAATCAGATCAACAGCCATAATCTCAGGGAACGAGTTGCATGGGTAAAGGGAACCGACGCCACGGGCGTAAAGCAGCATCTTGCAGCATCATCAATCGCAGTCTTTCCTTCGATCTGGGAAAATTTTCCCTACACCTGTCTGGAAGCCATGGCCTCGGGACTCGCGGTGATTGCATCCCGTTGCGGCGGGTATAAAGAAATCATCGAAGATGAGAAAAATGGCTTGCTCTTTGAGCCCGGGAATGCGGAAGATTTAAGAAAAAAGCTGCAAATCCTCTGTAATAACGATCATATACGACAAAAGCTGGGCACCCAGGCTCGAAACAGAATTTCCGAGCTTTGCAATCCTGACAATATCTGCACTGAAGCGGAGAAGCTTTACAGGCATACAGCAGAGAGTACAATCAATGAACAACGGTAA
- a CDS encoding oligosaccharide flippase family protein, with the protein MNNGNNKQGSRLIKNTVHTLFNTFFMLALTWGVSIWVARQLGPSNYGIFTLVLWFSGTISWLVGMGLMHALTKFIAEYHGKGTIDDISPIVVSILKIELGITGAVTIILLFFRSAIADYFFSPNETFYFFLAFLGLIPGVMTAIFSATIEGLQKFEYFTYANILISPFSLASKVAVLWFGYGIEGLLAVMLVFSVINTVFYTLVLRKEGIWAGKGWKQPVNGTLRARIRKYNTSVLAIILCDKIVWDKSENFFLGRFCPAAQIGFYNLGFNIAHRFMSVLPATFWRVLFPAMSSYFGSGDRTKMKRLFYVTTRYLAFLSFPMGVGAIILAYHIIHYLYGHEFIGAQRPLQLILISLIISSLGKPGSAILYGYEKQSFIYKYGAVLAVVNILLDIFLIRSYGALGAAIAYSITTVLGTVGGLIYTCSIMKLRYPFASIFKILFSTIIMGVVMELIILQNPEVFGFVLSLLSGCMVYIVCSLVLGTFEQEDYVLLESVKNVLPGKTKKIMDWIIGFVSDFKNIRKSFYTFLS; encoded by the coding sequence ATGAACAACGGTAATAACAAACAAGGCTCCCGTCTTATCAAAAACACGGTGCATACCCTGTTCAATACTTTTTTTATGCTCGCCCTTACCTGGGGGGTCTCAATTTGGGTAGCCCGTCAACTGGGGCCCTCAAATTACGGCATATTTACCCTTGTTCTCTGGTTCTCAGGTACGATCTCCTGGCTGGTGGGTATGGGATTAATGCATGCACTCACGAAATTCATTGCGGAATATCACGGCAAGGGAACTATTGACGATATTTCTCCGATCGTAGTTTCTATTCTTAAAATTGAACTTGGTATTACGGGCGCAGTAACAATTATTCTTCTCTTTTTCAGATCGGCAATCGCCGATTATTTCTTTTCTCCCAACGAAACCTTTTATTTCTTTCTCGCTTTCCTCGGTCTCATTCCCGGCGTAATGACGGCGATTTTTTCCGCCACCATCGAAGGACTTCAGAAGTTCGAATATTTTACCTATGCAAACATCCTGATTTCGCCCTTTTCGCTGGCAAGTAAAGTTGCCGTCCTGTGGTTTGGATACGGGATAGAGGGTCTTTTAGCCGTTATGCTCGTTTTTTCTGTGATCAATACCGTTTTTTACACTCTCGTGCTCCGCAAAGAGGGTATTTGGGCCGGAAAAGGATGGAAACAGCCGGTCAATGGAACATTGCGCGCCCGTATCCGTAAATACAACACTAGTGTATTGGCAATAATCCTTTGTGACAAAATTGTCTGGGATAAAAGTGAAAATTTCTTTCTGGGCCGTTTCTGCCCGGCAGCCCAGATCGGTTTTTATAATCTTGGCTTCAATATCGCCCACCGGTTCATGTCGGTTTTGCCGGCAACATTCTGGCGGGTTCTCTTTCCGGCAATGTCATCCTACTTCGGTTCCGGAGACCGAACTAAAATGAAACGGCTTTTCTATGTTACCACTCGCTATCTGGCCTTCCTCTCCTTTCCCATGGGAGTGGGGGCGATCATTCTCGCCTATCATATAATCCATTATCTGTACGGACACGAATTTATCGGGGCTCAGCGGCCTCTTCAGTTGATACTTATCAGCCTCATAATCTCCAGTCTGGGCAAACCCGGCTCGGCGATCCTTTACGGCTACGAAAAGCAGTCATTTATTTATAAATATGGGGCCGTTTTAGCGGTTGTTAATATCCTGCTGGACATTTTTCTCATCAGGTCCTATGGAGCGCTGGGCGCTGCAATTGCTTATTCGATTACTACTGTTCTTGGAACTGTGGGCGGTTTGATCTATACCTGTTCAATAATGAAATTACGATACCCCTTCGCCTCGATTTTCAAAATTCTCTTCTCAACAATCATTATGGGTGTAGTCATGGAACTCATTATTCTGCAAAATCCGGAAGTTTTTGGTTTTGTACTCTCTTTGCTTTCCGGCTGCATGGTTTATATTGTTTGTTCTTTAGTTCTGGGAACGTTTGAACAGGAAGATTATGTTCTTCTGGAAAGTGTAAAAAATGTACTTCCCGGAAAAACGAAAAAAATCATGGACTGGATTATAGGTTTTGTCTCCGATTTTAAAAATATCCGAAAAAGCTTTTATACGTTTCTTTCGTGA
- the rsmA gene encoding ribosomal RNA small subunit methyltransferase A: MSPKKSLGQHFLTSPSYAERIAEAITAQPDERILEIGPGKGALSIYIKDKFRDYHLVEVDTSVISSLKEKLGEGPWVVHNRNIMDFDYAEAGFPLHVAGNLPYNIAAHIIHKTLLYGNDILSCTFMVQREVAQRIAASPGTKKNGYLTIFCRFFGSPRILFTVPPGAFFPRPGVDSAVFQLIPDKNLESKLPRDRWKAFFGFIDKGFRYRRKKLLNVLAKIDNTISWTEIFEMLNIDQNVRAENLGIELWILLYRESQKAGHEK; this comes from the coding sequence ATGAGTCCAAAAAAATCTCTTGGCCAGCATTTCCTCACTTCACCCTCCTATGCAGAACGCATTGCAGAGGCTATTACTGCACAGCCCGACGAGCGGATTCTTGAAATCGGCCCCGGAAAGGGAGCGTTGAGCATTTACATAAAAGATAAATTCCGTGACTATCACCTTGTGGAGGTGGATACATCGGTGATTTCCTCGCTGAAAGAAAAGCTTGGTGAAGGTCCCTGGGTGGTGCATAATCGAAATATAATGGATTTCGACTATGCAGAGGCGGGATTTCCACTTCACGTAGCAGGCAATCTTCCTTACAATATTGCGGCCCATATTATTCACAAGACCCTTTTATACGGAAATGACATTCTTTCCTGCACATTTATGGTTCAGCGGGAGGTCGCCCAGCGGATTGCAGCCTCTCCCGGGACGAAAAAAAACGGATATTTGACGATATTCTGCCGCTTTTTCGGCTCTCCGCGTATTTTATTTACTGTGCCTCCAGGCGCTTTTTTCCCCCGTCCCGGGGTCGATTCAGCGGTTTTTCAGCTGATTCCCGACAAAAACCTGGAGAGCAAGTTACCCCGGGACCGGTGGAAAGCCTTTTTCGGATTCATCGACAAAGGATTCAGGTATCGACGAAAAAAGTTGCTCAATGTGCTTGCAAAGATAGATAATACAATTAGTTGGACAGAAATATTCGAAATGCTGAATATTGATCAAAATGTCCGGGCCGAAAATCTGGGAATTGAACTATGGATACTGCTTTACCGGGAATCGCAAAAGGCCGGGCATGAGAAATAG